The following is a genomic window from Deltaproteobacteria bacterium.
GTCCGCCCTCGGGCCGGGGCTCGGGAAACTCCAGACTAGGTCGTTGCCGCCCGAGGAGTGGTAATGGAGCGAGGTGCGGTGTGGTGGGCGGAGCTTCCCGATCCAGTAGCCTCGGAACCGGGTTTTCGGCGCCCCGTCGTGATCGTTTCCTCGAATGCGTTCAACTGGAGTCGCATCCGCACCGTATCGGCCGTGGTTCTCACGTCGAATCTCCGGCTTTCCGAGGCTCCCGGAAACGTCTTCCTCGCCGCCGCCGAGTCAGGCCTTCCGAAGGATTCCGTGGCGAACGTGTCCCAGGTCGTTACCTTGGACAAGGGATTCCTGTCGGGCCGTAGCGGCTG
Proteins encoded in this region:
- a CDS encoding type II toxin-antitoxin system PemK/MazF family toxin, translating into MERGAVWWAELPDPVASEPGFRRPVVIVSSNAFNWSRIRTVSAVVLTSNLRLSEAPGNVFLAAAESGLPKDSVANVSQVVTLDKGFLSGRSGCIPPRGMKEIDDGLRLALSL